A section of the bacterium SCSIO 12696 genome encodes:
- a CDS encoding ATP-dependent zinc protease translates to MDALKNTAKPLFVALFGCLLAGCPASQSTKGNVADAPPATSQSATEQAGSGKTAQLPQVAVVTPPKVVEPVRPKPKPTPPPKPKPPKYMGEKKLLVVGSVERVTVDPPGVKLRARIDTGAETTSLHADPIVRFERDGKRWVRFTVQQGPDAEPMVLERPVERRVRIKRHDAESQRRYVVKLWLKLGEIEENVEVTLTDRSEFEFPLLVGRNWLTDTAVVDVSRRYVIK, encoded by the coding sequence ATGGATGCACTAAAAAACACCGCTAAGCCTTTATTTGTTGCCTTGTTTGGGTGTTTGCTCGCGGGTTGTCCGGCGAGTCAGAGTACCAAGGGCAACGTCGCTGATGCTCCCCCCGCAACATCGCAGTCAGCGACTGAACAAGCGGGTTCGGGTAAAACGGCTCAATTGCCTCAGGTAGCGGTTGTTACCCCGCCAAAAGTTGTCGAGCCCGTCCGCCCCAAGCCCAAGCCAACTCCACCGCCCAAGCCAAAGCCGCCAAAGTACATGGGCGAGAAAAAGCTGCTGGTGGTGGGCAGTGTTGAGCGGGTCACTGTAGATCCCCCCGGGGTAAAACTGAGGGCCCGTATCGATACGGGTGCCGAAACCACGTCTTTGCATGCAGACCCGATTGTGCGTTTTGAGCGTGACGGTAAACGCTGGGTACGCTTTACGGTTCAGCAGGGGCCAGACGCTGAACCCATGGTATTGGAGCGCCCTGTAGAGAGGCGGGTGCGCATCAAACGCCACGATGCCGAGTCACAGCGCCGCTACGTGGTAAAGCTGTGGCTCAAACTGGGGGAAATTGAGGAAAACGTTGAAGTAACACTGACTGACCGTTCCGAGTTTGAATTCCCTTTATTGGTGGGACGCAACTGGTTGACGGATACGGCTGTTGTGGATGTGAGCCGCCGATACGTCATTAAATAA
- a CDS encoding ferredoxin--NADP reductase, whose protein sequence is MKGWIEATVTENKRWNQRLCSLRVNAPELPEFRAGQFLRLGLEIDGELVARPYSLVNAPHEPEAEFYFNKVDEGPLSPRLHSLEKGDKLWLSKMVAGFLTLDDIPSSKRLWMLATGTALGPFLSILKTEQIWQQYDQVILVHGVRSTDELAYGDLIASIQKQQGESFVFLKSVTREIAVNTLSQRIPDAIAAGHLEALLRVTINPDEDRVMLCGNPGMVEGCVQQLEVKGLKRHRRRNPGQVVMEIYK, encoded by the coding sequence ATGAAGGGCTGGATAGAAGCAACCGTTACAGAAAATAAGCGTTGGAATCAGCGTCTTTGCTCCCTTCGAGTCAATGCGCCAGAATTGCCAGAATTTCGCGCTGGGCAGTTTTTACGTTTGGGTCTGGAGATCGACGGTGAACTTGTGGCGCGGCCTTACTCATTGGTTAATGCGCCCCACGAGCCAGAAGCCGAATTCTACTTCAATAAAGTGGATGAAGGGCCGCTGTCACCACGACTGCACAGTCTGGAAAAAGGCGACAAGCTGTGGCTCTCTAAAATGGTGGCGGGCTTTTTAACCTTGGACGATATCCCTTCCAGTAAGCGCCTGTGGATGCTGGCAACTGGCACAGCTCTTGGGCCGTTTCTCTCAATATTAAAAACAGAACAGATTTGGCAGCAATACGATCAGGTAATTCTTGTGCACGGTGTGCGCAGCACGGATGAACTGGCTTATGGCGATTTAATTGCAAGTATTCAGAAGCAACAAGGCGAGAGCTTTGTGTTTCTGAAATCCGTTACTCGGGAAATTGCTGTAAATACGTTGTCGCAACGAATTCCTGATGCGATTGCAGCTGGTCATTTGGAAGCTTTATTGAGGGTAACCATAAATCCGGATGAAGACAGAGTGATGCTGTGTGGCAACCCTGGAATGGTGGAAGGCTGTGTGCAGCAACTGGAAGTAAAAGGTTTAAAACGCCACCGCCGCCGTAATCCGGGGCAGGTGGTGATGGAAATTTATAAGTAA
- a CDS encoding inactive transglutaminase family protein, producing MLAGVGLTLYKAIELGFPLWPGENRQVWTLESKVTFTPGEGPVEVSLALPESQAGWKILDEHFASAGFGFAVQEDGDSRRAVWSRRSLDEKTTLYYKLQVYREEQQALLPMAAQPVVPPSLPRQRQQVVDSLAAELTKKSVDNASFARLAIAEFAKAEPSQEVFFLLSEHNRKALPAMEELFAVAAIPTQRIKGVSLENGRRRQQVSDLLEVYLDGEWLPFDPDSGQLGLADNFLVWQRGNGSTLDVMGGNRSRLEFAMVANSLPAKTVLLMEPGVASAPLLDFSIYALPVEQQGVFKSILLVPIGAFLVVLLRVFVGLRTAGTFMPILIALAFIQTTLLTGLWTFLVVVSIGLWIRSYLSHLNLLLVARVSAVVVVVVLLMAAFSIVSYKLGIDQALTVTFFPTIILSWTIERMSVLWEEEGGKEVFIQGSGSLVVAVATYLLVSNRLIEHLTFNFPELMLSLLGVILVLGQYSGYRLSELYRFRYLKDQVK from the coding sequence ATGCTGGCGGGTGTCGGGCTCACCCTGTACAAAGCCATTGAATTGGGCTTCCCCCTTTGGCCCGGCGAAAACCGCCAGGTCTGGACCCTGGAATCTAAAGTCACATTTACCCCTGGTGAAGGGCCTGTAGAGGTCTCTCTGGCTTTGCCAGAGTCGCAAGCTGGATGGAAAATACTGGATGAGCATTTTGCGTCTGCGGGGTTTGGATTTGCTGTTCAAGAAGATGGTGATTCCCGCCGCGCAGTGTGGAGCCGTCGCTCATTGGATGAGAAAACCACTCTTTACTACAAACTACAGGTATATCGCGAGGAGCAACAGGCCCTGTTGCCGATGGCCGCCCAACCGGTAGTGCCACCGAGTCTGCCTCGGCAACGTCAGCAGGTGGTTGACAGTTTGGCGGCGGAACTCACCAAAAAGTCCGTAGATAATGCCAGCTTTGCCCGCCTGGCCATTGCCGAATTTGCCAAGGCTGAACCCAGCCAGGAAGTGTTTTTTCTGTTGTCCGAGCACAACCGCAAGGCACTGCCAGCCATGGAAGAGCTGTTTGCCGTAGCCGCCATTCCCACCCAAAGAATCAAAGGGGTTTCCCTGGAAAATGGTCGCCGCCGTCAACAAGTCAGCGATTTGTTGGAAGTGTACCTGGATGGCGAGTGGCTGCCCTTTGACCCAGATTCTGGGCAACTGGGTTTAGCGGATAATTTTTTAGTGTGGCAGCGAGGCAACGGTTCCACTTTGGATGTAATGGGGGGCAATCGCTCTCGTCTTGAATTTGCCATGGTTGCCAACTCCTTGCCTGCAAAAACCGTTTTGCTGATGGAACCGGGTGTCGCCAGTGCGCCATTGCTGGACTTTTCAATTTATGCACTGCCGGTGGAGCAACAGGGGGTTTTTAAAAGCATTCTGTTGGTGCCCATCGGCGCATTTTTGGTGGTGCTGTTGAGGGTATTTGTCGGCCTGCGAACTGCAGGCACCTTTATGCCCATCTTGATTGCGTTGGCGTTTATTCAAACCACGTTGCTGACCGGTTTGTGGACCTTCCTGGTAGTGGTCAGCATCGGTCTGTGGATTCGTTCTTATTTAAGTCATCTCAATTTATTGTTGGTAGCCCGTGTATCTGCGGTGGTTGTTGTTGTGGTGCTATTAATGGCTGCCTTCAGCATCGTCAGCTATAAACTGGGCATCGATCAGGCGCTGACGGTGACATTCTTCCCCACGATTATTCTTTCCTGGACCATTGAGCGGATGTCGGTACTGTGGGAAGAAGAGGGCGGAAAAGAAGTATTTATCCAGGGCTCTGGCAGCTTGGTAGTGGCCGTGGCGACCTATTTGCTGGTGAGCAATCGCCTGATCGAACACCTGACGTTTAACTTCCCAGAATTGATGTTGAGCTTGTTGGGGGTGATTTTGGTTCTCGGCCAGTACAGTGGCTATCGCTTGAGTGAGCTTTACCGGTTTCGGTATTTGAAGGATCAGGTGAAGTGA
- a CDS encoding RNA-binding transcriptional accessory protein — protein sequence MSAATLKSIVDTIANELSVTARQVDAAVELLDEGATVPFISRYRKEVTGGLDDSQLRTLQDRLVYLREMEERRSTILNSIEEQGKLTPELKTSILAADTKTRLEDLYLPYKPKRRTKGQIAIEAGLEPLADTLFNDPSLEPKTEAANYLNPDHKIDDTKAALDGAKFILMERFSEDAELLGQLRQQILDQGVLNSNVAPGKEQEGAKYSDYFEHSEPLKKTPSHRALAMFRGRREGFLHIKVDLPQSEDASPLVKHPCETRIASHFNIADQSRPADKWLGEVVRWTWRVKLHSHIETDLLGDLRQQAETEAITVFAENLKDLLLAAPAGLKATIALDPGLRTGVKVAVIDATGKLVDHGAIFPHAPKNQWDQSIAVLAKLAAAHGIELVAIGNGTASRETDKLAGDLIKRHPELKLQKIMVSEAGASVYSASEFAAKEFPDLDVTIRGAISIGRRLQDPLAELVKIEPKSIGVGQYQHDVSQSQLAQSLDAVVEDCVNAVGVEVNTASAALLRRVSGLNQTIADNIVTYRDANGVFKDRKELKKVPRLGDKTFEQAAGFLRIANGDNPLDSSAVHPESYQVVERIANKQDKDVKLLLGDSATLRSLKAVDYTDDQFGIPTVTDIIKELDKPGRDPRPEFKAATFMEGVETLKDLEPGMVLEGTVTNVANFGAFVDIGVHQDGLVHISALSHSFVEDPRKVVKTGDIVKVKVMEVDIPRKRIGLSMRLDDQPGQDSRQQNKRSSAPRNSSNHRKPQQRQQKPAATGTMAALFSQAQNNKGKRL from the coding sequence ATGTCTGCTGCAACTCTGAAATCCATTGTCGACACCATTGCCAACGAACTCAGCGTCACCGCTCGCCAGGTGGATGCTGCGGTAGAACTGCTGGATGAAGGCGCCACGGTGCCGTTTATCTCTCGCTACCGCAAAGAGGTTACCGGTGGCCTGGATGACAGCCAGCTGCGTACCTTGCAGGATCGCCTTGTCTACCTGCGTGAAATGGAAGAGCGTCGAAGCACCATCCTTAACAGCATCGAAGAACAGGGCAAACTGACCCCGGAACTGAAAACCAGCATTCTCGCTGCAGACACCAAAACCCGTCTGGAAGACCTGTATTTGCCCTACAAGCCCAAGCGTCGCACTAAAGGGCAGATCGCCATTGAGGCAGGACTGGAGCCGTTGGCAGATACTCTGTTTAACGACCCCAGCCTGGAGCCGAAAACCGAAGCGGCAAACTATCTGAACCCCGATCACAAAATTGACGACACCAAGGCCGCTCTGGACGGCGCCAAGTTTATTTTGATGGAGCGCTTTAGCGAAGACGCAGAGCTGTTGGGGCAGCTGCGCCAGCAAATTCTGGATCAAGGTGTTTTAAACAGCAATGTTGCGCCCGGCAAAGAACAGGAAGGTGCAAAGTACTCTGACTACTTTGAGCACAGCGAACCTCTGAAAAAGACACCGTCTCACCGAGCGCTGGCTATGTTCCGCGGCCGTCGTGAAGGTTTTTTACATATCAAGGTGGATTTACCGCAGTCGGAAGACGCCAGTCCTCTTGTTAAGCACCCCTGCGAAACCCGCATCGCCAGCCATTTTAATATTGCTGACCAGAGCCGCCCGGCTGATAAGTGGTTGGGCGAAGTTGTGCGTTGGACCTGGCGGGTCAAACTGCACTCCCATATCGAAACTGACTTGCTGGGCGACTTGCGCCAGCAGGCGGAAACCGAAGCCATTACTGTTTTTGCCGAAAACCTGAAAGACCTGCTGCTGGCCGCTCCTGCTGGACTGAAAGCCACCATTGCCCTGGACCCCGGCTTGCGTACCGGCGTAAAAGTGGCGGTGATCGATGCCACCGGCAAACTGGTGGATCACGGTGCTATTTTCCCCCACGCGCCGAAAAACCAGTGGGACCAATCCATTGCCGTATTGGCCAAATTGGCAGCAGCTCACGGCATTGAGCTGGTGGCTATCGGCAACGGCACCGCTTCCCGTGAAACAGACAAACTGGCTGGCGATTTGATCAAACGCCACCCAGAGCTGAAGCTGCAAAAAATTATGGTGAGCGAAGCCGGTGCTTCCGTTTACTCCGCCTCCGAGTTCGCCGCCAAAGAATTTCCTGACCTGGACGTCACCATTCGCGGCGCGATATCCATTGGCCGCCGCCTGCAGGATCCGCTGGCGGAATTGGTAAAAATCGAACCAAAATCCATCGGTGTCGGTCAGTACCAGCACGACGTTAGTCAGAGCCAGCTTGCGCAAAGCCTGGACGCGGTAGTGGAAGACTGTGTAAACGCCGTGGGTGTGGAAGTAAACACCGCCTCCGCCGCCCTGCTGCGTCGGGTCTCCGGCCTGAACCAGACCATCGCCGACAATATCGTCACCTACCGGGACGCCAACGGCGTATTCAAGGATCGCAAAGAACTGAAAAAGGTACCGCGTCTGGGGGACAAAACCTTTGAGCAAGCCGCCGGCTTCCTGCGCATTGCCAACGGCGACAACCCATTGGACAGTTCAGCGGTTCATCCGGAGTCCTATCAAGTGGTTGAACGCATTGCCAACAAGCAAGACAAAGACGTGAAACTGCTGTTGGGCGACAGCGCCACTCTGCGCAGCCTCAAAGCCGTGGATTACACCGACGATCAATTCGGCATTCCCACCGTCACCGACATTATCAAAGAACTGGATAAGCCCGGCCGCGACCCACGCCCGGAATTTAAGGCCGCTACCTTTATGGAAGGCGTAGAAACCCTGAAAGACCTGGAACCGGGTATGGTGTTAGAAGGCACTGTCACTAATGTGGCCAACTTTGGCGCCTTTGTGGATATCGGTGTTCATCAGGACGGCTTGGTGCATATCTCTGCCCTCTCCCACAGCTTTGTGGAAGACCCGCGCAAGGTGGTGAAAACTGGCGATATCGTCAAAGTAAAAGTGATGGAAGTGGATATCCCCCGCAAACGCATTGGCCTGTCTATGCGTCTGGACGACCAGCCCGGGCAGGACTCACGCCAACAAAACAAGCGCTCATCAGCACCGCGAAACTCCAGCAATCACCGCAAACCCCAGCAACGCCAGCAAAAACCAGCGGCTACCGGCACTATGGCGGCACTGTTTAGCCAAGCCCAGAATAATAAAGGTAAGCGCCTTTAA
- a CDS encoding alpha-L-glutamate ligase-like protein, whose translation MGLIWPSELRQLGIVGMNRRNVEYIARNNERRCYPMVDNKLKTKLAATEWGIDVPELYGEVRYQYQARRLEQIIGDRETFVIKPAQGCGGKGILVIVGRRGNRFIKPSGSELSLRELKGHVSNILSGLFSLGGRLDVAMVEELVNFDDRFARYSYEGVPDVRVVVYKGYPVMAMLRCSTRESDGKANLHQGAVGVGIDIVSGTSICAVQHNCNVDKHPDTGHSFEGLKIPQWPKILKLAAGCYEMTSLGYLGADVVLDADRGPLILEINARPGLAIQIANRIGLRKRLNEIDLLKPGPKDVDSRIADSRRLFGARRDQK comes from the coding sequence ATGGGGCTGATCTGGCCGTCCGAACTTCGCCAGCTTGGCATTGTGGGTATGAACCGCCGCAATGTGGAGTACATTGCCCGCAATAACGAGCGCCGCTGTTATCCGATGGTGGATAACAAGTTGAAAACCAAACTGGCGGCGACGGAGTGGGGCATTGATGTACCGGAGCTGTATGGCGAAGTGCGTTACCAGTACCAGGCTCGTCGCCTGGAACAAATCATTGGCGATCGGGAAACCTTTGTGATCAAGCCCGCGCAAGGGTGTGGTGGCAAAGGTATTTTGGTGATTGTCGGCCGTCGTGGTAATCGTTTTATCAAACCCAGTGGCAGTGAACTTTCCCTGCGTGAGTTAAAGGGGCATGTCTCCAATATACTCAGTGGGCTGTTCAGTCTTGGTGGCCGCCTTGATGTGGCCATGGTGGAAGAGCTGGTTAATTTTGACGATCGTTTTGCCCGCTACAGTTATGAAGGCGTGCCCGACGTTCGCGTGGTGGTTTACAAAGGCTACCCAGTGATGGCGATGCTGCGTTGCTCCACTCGTGAGTCCGATGGTAAGGCCAATTTGCATCAGGGTGCGGTGGGTGTCGGTATTGATATTGTGAGTGGCACTAGCATCTGTGCTGTGCAACACAACTGCAACGTGGATAAGCACCCAGATACAGGCCATTCTTTCGAGGGCCTGAAAATTCCACAATGGCCAAAAATTCTCAAGCTGGCTGCCGGTTGCTATGAAATGACCAGCCTGGGTTATTTGGGGGCGGATGTGGTGCTGGATGCGGATCGCGGCCCGCTCATTCTGGAAATTAATGCTCGCCCCGGATTGGCCATCCAAATTGCCAATCGCATCGGCTTGCGAAAACGCCTTAATGAAATCGATTTGCTAAAGCCTGGCCCCAAAGATGTGGATTCCCGCATCGCTGACAGCCGCCGTCTGTTTGGTGCCCGCCGAGATCAAAAATGA
- the recR gene encoding recombination mediator RecR: protein MFGDLIDELIGALRQLPGVGPKSAQRMALQLLERNRTGGVRLSEALAAAMEGVGRCRQCRTFAEAELCAICQSPRRDPSQLCVLESPADLFAIEQAGNYRGRYFVLMGHLSPIDGIGPEQLGIDQLLQQLKTGEVKELILATNLTVEGEATAHFISERAKPLGVTVSRIAHGVPLGGELEYVDGGTLAHAFTSRKPL, encoded by the coding sequence TTGTTTGGCGATCTTATCGATGAGCTGATAGGTGCTCTTCGGCAACTTCCTGGCGTAGGCCCCAAATCTGCCCAGCGTATGGCTCTGCAATTGCTGGAACGTAACCGCACTGGCGGTGTGCGTTTGTCTGAAGCCTTGGCAGCCGCTATGGAAGGCGTCGGTCGTTGCCGCCAATGCCGTACCTTTGCCGAAGCCGAGCTCTGCGCTATTTGCCAAAGCCCGAGGCGCGACCCCAGCCAACTCTGTGTGCTTGAAAGCCCGGCAGACCTGTTTGCGATCGAGCAAGCGGGCAACTACCGCGGTCGCTATTTTGTGCTGATGGGCCATCTTTCCCCCATTGATGGCATTGGCCCGGAGCAGCTGGGTATCGATCAGTTGCTGCAACAACTAAAAACTGGCGAGGTAAAAGAACTTATTCTGGCCACAAACCTCACCGTTGAAGGCGAGGCCACGGCCCACTTTATCAGTGAGCGTGCCAAGCCCCTGGGGGTGACTGTCAGTCGTATTGCTCACGGTGTTCCCCTTGGGGGTGAGCTGGAGTACGTGGATGGCGGCACCCTGGCTCACGCATTTACGTCGCGCAAACCCCTATGA
- a CDS encoding class I SAM-dependent methyltransferase, with product MPNCPLCHSSNIQPYSRDKHRHYLSCQQCQLVFVPAEQHLCAEQEKAEYDLHQNEVNDPGYRRFLSRLYLPLAERLPTGAEGLDFGCGPGPALAAMFREVGYPVSLYDCFYQPDLGALQKSYDFIVATEVVEHLSQPGLELRRLWERLKPGGWLGVMTKLVIDQAAFQQWHYKNDMTHICFFSRTTFNWLAKQWGATVEFVGTDVILLRKPATE from the coding sequence CTGCCTAATTGCCCACTTTGCCACAGCTCCAATATTCAGCCTTACAGCCGAGACAAGCACCGCCACTACCTGAGTTGCCAGCAGTGCCAGTTGGTGTTTGTGCCTGCGGAGCAGCACCTGTGTGCTGAACAAGAAAAGGCAGAATACGACCTCCATCAAAACGAGGTCAATGACCCCGGTTATCGCCGTTTTCTGAGTCGCCTTTATCTGCCCCTTGCTGAACGCTTGCCTACTGGCGCCGAAGGCTTGGACTTTGGCTGTGGCCCCGGCCCGGCGTTGGCGGCGATGTTTCGTGAGGTGGGTTATCCTGTGAGTTTGTACGATTGCTTTTACCAGCCGGATTTAGGCGCACTGCAAAAATCCTACGATTTTATAGTCGCCACTGAGGTTGTTGAGCATTTGTCGCAGCCAGGGTTGGAGCTACGGCGCCTTTGGGAACGGCTAAAACCTGGCGGTTGGCTCGGTGTAATGACTAAACTGGTGATTGATCAGGCTGCCTTTCAGCAGTGGCACTACAAAAACGATATGACGCATATCTGTTTCTTTAGCCGCACTACCTTTAACTGGTTGGCGAAGCAATGGGGCGCTACCGTGGAGTTTGTGGGCACTGATGTGATTTTGTTGCGCAAACCCGCCACCGAATAA
- a CDS encoding YbaB/EbfC family nucleoid-associated protein — MMKGLNDLMKQAQQMQERMQQMQEEAANAEVLGESGAGMVKVVMTGRHDVRKVEIDPDLLSEDKEMLEDLLAAAINDAVRKVESASKEKMGELTAGMQMPPGFKMPF; from the coding sequence ATGATGAAAGGCCTGAATGACTTAATGAAGCAAGCCCAGCAAATGCAGGAGCGCATGCAGCAAATGCAGGAAGAGGCAGCCAATGCCGAGGTGTTGGGGGAGTCCGGTGCCGGCATGGTGAAAGTGGTCATGACTGGGCGCCACGACGTGCGCAAAGTTGAGATTGATCCAGATTTGTTGTCGGAAGACAAAGAGATGCTGGAAGACTTGTTGGCCGCGGCCATCAATGATGCTGTGCGCAAAGTGGAATCAGCCAGCAAAGAAAAAATGGGCGAGTTAACCGCCGGTATGCAAATGCCACCGGGCTTCAAAATGCCGTTTTGA
- a CDS encoding YcgL domain-containing protein: MKTLCTIYKSPNEDELYLYVDRRDQLTRVPEALLDRFGPPQQVTTLPLHPDRKLARADATKVLDAIADKGYYLQLPPAKEHYMQEINVHNHKLSGK; the protein is encoded by the coding sequence ATGAAAACACTTTGTACTATTTACAAAAGCCCAAACGAGGATGAGTTATACCTGTATGTGGATCGCCGCGACCAATTGACCCGCGTGCCTGAGGCGTTGCTGGATCGCTTTGGACCACCTCAGCAGGTAACGACGCTGCCTTTGCATCCAGATCGAAAATTGGCTCGCGCCGATGCCACTAAGGTGTTGGATGCCATTGCAGATAAAGGCTACTACTTGCAACTGCCGCCCGCCAAAGAGCATTACATGCAAGAGATTAATGTGCACAACCACAAGCTGTCCGGTAAGTGA
- a CDS encoding YcgN family cysteine cluster protein — translation MTRFWEQKTLEQMSRDEWESLCDGCGKCCLVKLQDEDDDEVYYTDVACKQLDIDACRCRDYPNRKTVVPECLCLTPADLSQFHWLPASCSYRLVYEGRELPSWHHLVSGDKESIHQVGGSVRGRVISECLVHPDTLEERVVYWVDDAPEIDPETGQVE, via the coding sequence GTGACCCGGTTTTGGGAGCAAAAAACACTGGAGCAAATGAGCCGTGACGAGTGGGAGTCCCTGTGTGATGGTTGTGGTAAATGCTGCTTGGTAAAATTGCAAGACGAAGACGATGATGAGGTTTACTACACGGATGTGGCCTGCAAGCAGTTGGATATTGACGCTTGCCGCTGCCGTGACTATCCCAACCGCAAAACTGTAGTGCCAGAATGCCTGTGCCTGACCCCGGCGGATTTGTCACAGTTTCATTGGTTGCCGGCCAGTTGCAGCTATCGCCTGGTGTATGAAGGGCGCGAGCTGCCCAGTTGGCACCACTTGGTATCCGGTGATAAAGAGTCTATTCATCAGGTAGGGGGCTCAGTGCGTGGCCGGGTAATATCAGAGTGCCTGGTGCATCCGGATACACTGGAAGAGCGAGTCGTTTACTGGGTGGATGACGCCCCTGAAATTGACCCTGAAACTGGGCAAGTTGAGTAA
- the rnd gene encoding ribonuclease D has protein sequence MTDNIELNIEWVDQDVRLAELCDQWSQLPHLAVDTEFIRTDTFYPILGLLQVSDGEHCWLIDPLAIDDLLPFAELLEDRRVVKLFHASSEDLEVLRHSVGVLPKPIIDTQVAAAFVGYGFSRGYAALVGDTLGIQLDKHETRSDWLQRPLTEAQKRYGAEDVFYLVKVYQHLLQKLGSRLEWLQQDMAALLAKANAPEDTAEYYRRIKGAWQLKPQQLSALQVLAQWREDTARERNRPRNRVVSDKQLLDIARQQPSTEAQLAACGKLHPGSVRRFGSDILALLESLSSDQCSWPKPLPQPLPREAGVWVKQLRSIQNTVAEELCLAPEILARKVDLEAIIASAYKGKTQVPEHWCGSWRERLMAEKMLQALPQLAQPL, from the coding sequence ATGACCGATAATATTGAATTGAATATCGAATGGGTCGACCAGGATGTTCGTCTGGCTGAGCTGTGCGACCAGTGGAGCCAGTTGCCACACCTGGCAGTGGATACGGAGTTTATTCGCACAGATACCTTTTACCCCATACTCGGCTTGTTGCAAGTGTCTGATGGCGAGCATTGCTGGCTGATTGATCCTCTGGCCATTGACGACTTATTGCCTTTTGCCGAGTTGCTGGAAGATCGTCGTGTGGTGAAGTTGTTCCATGCCAGTTCAGAGGATCTTGAAGTATTACGCCACAGCGTCGGTGTGCTACCCAAGCCCATTATCGACACCCAGGTGGCCGCTGCTTTTGTGGGCTATGGCTTTTCCAGAGGCTATGCGGCTTTGGTGGGGGATACGCTGGGTATACAGCTGGATAAACACGAAACCCGTTCAGACTGGTTGCAAAGGCCTCTGACTGAAGCCCAGAAGCGCTACGGTGCTGAAGATGTCTTTTATCTGGTAAAAGTGTACCAGCACTTGCTGCAAAAGCTGGGTTCCCGCCTGGAGTGGTTGCAACAGGATATGGCGGCATTGTTGGCAAAAGCCAATGCCCCGGAAGATACTGCCGAGTACTACCGCCGCATTAAAGGCGCATGGCAGTTGAAGCCTCAGCAATTATCGGCTCTGCAAGTACTCGCCCAGTGGCGTGAGGACACTGCCCGAGAACGCAATCGACCTCGCAACCGGGTAGTCAGTGACAAGCAGCTTCTCGATATTGCCCGCCAGCAGCCATCGACAGAGGCTCAATTGGCCGCTTGTGGCAAACTGCACCCGGGTAGTGTGCGCCGTTTTGGCAGTGATATTCTGGCGTTGCTTGAAAGTCTTTCCAGTGATCAATGCAGTTGGCCAAAGCCGTTGCCGCAGCCTCTGCCTCGTGAAGCGGGCGTTTGGGTAAAACAGCTCAGATCCATCCAAAATACGGTTGCTGAGGAATTGTGCCTTGCCCCTGAAATACTGGCTCGCAAGGTGGATTTGGAAGCCATTATTGCCTCTGCCTACAAAGGCAAAACCCAGGTGCCAGAGCATTGGTGCGGAAGCTGGCGAGAGAGGTTGATGGCGGAGAAAATGCTCCAGGCTTTGCCTCAATTGGCTCAGCCGCTGTAG
- a CDS encoding sigma-70 family RNA polymerase sigma factor has translation MNNDDRTLIARVLTANDQRAYRELVNRYQSQLRYSLRQLTGWDEALADDLAQETFIKAFANLGSFRGDANFYTWLYRIAYRQFASYYRSRKPTEPLSDNEDDNDSHNPAGETDLHRDISRALAQLPPEQAMALHLHLQREHTHQEISQIMDSPLGTVKSHIQRGREKLKVLLSAWQTTVTP, from the coding sequence GTGAATAACGACGACAGAACCCTGATTGCCAGGGTTCTCACCGCTAACGACCAGCGCGCCTACCGAGAACTGGTTAACCGCTACCAGTCACAGCTGCGCTATAGCTTGCGTCAGCTTACTGGCTGGGACGAAGCGTTGGCGGATGACCTGGCACAGGAGACCTTTATTAAGGCCTTTGCCAACCTGGGCAGCTTCCGCGGCGACGCCAATTTTTACACTTGGCTGTACCGCATTGCCTATCGGCAGTTCGCCAGCTATTACCGCTCTCGTAAACCGACAGAGCCGCTGTCCGACAATGAAGACGACAACGACTCTCACAACCCTGCCGGCGAAACGGACCTTCACCGGGATATTTCCAGAGCGCTGGCGCAGCTGCCACCGGAACAGGCCATGGCTCTGCACCTGCATTTACAGCGGGAGCACACTCATCAGGAAATATCGCAAATTATGGACAGCCCACTGGGTACGGTGAAAAGCCATATCCAGCGTGGTCGGGAAAAACTAAAAGTGCTACTCTCTGCTTGGCAGACAACGGTGACACCATGA